The genomic segment GCAGCACATCTTATATTAGCGCCAAATAGATTTCAAATATTTACTCGATTCTCGAAATACTGGATGCCAGATATCACTTCTGTTTCTATTTAGAGGTTGATTTTGTTAAGTCTTATTATATATGAACTTCTtctcttctttcagtaccctgtccgattatcgaacatTGGCGATCATATTAGCAATAATTACTTTGTTTACGgtggctctaaataaattagcggtggtctcttgataccattcccggagatttcggagccagaatgttcttcgtcggcctgggcctctccttccggcgatcttaccctgtattataaggtgtagaaggttatacctctctggatgtctcattacgtgaccgaaatattgtaactttcgaatttttatcgtttttgttatttctgtgctctttttcattcgatgtaaaactatttcatttcttattcgatcaacccaacttatccgcaatactcgtcactaaatccacatctcaaaggcctctaattttttcattaatgtctctgtaagggtccaactctccataccatacagcaatgtggagaatatgtagcagcgtattaatctgactttaaggtttaacgtaatatctctattaattagaattttctttaatttatagaaggcggctctggctttttcaatgcgtattcttatttctttatttatatcccagttatcgttaacgtttgcacccaagtaggtaatattgtggactctttctaactctattccatacgctctgatgaagaagtattaagttttagcccatattcattACATGCTTTggttaccctgtttataagtcgttgcaggtcttcttcattggaggcaataagtaccgtgtcatctgcatatatgagattgttgacattaattccgttaattttaatgcctgtatcttcaactaaggcttctttgaaaataagttcggagtagatattaaaaagtagaggcgatagaacacatccttgcctcactccacgtcgtcTTTCCACTGCTTCCGTCGTGTTGTGTCCAGCTCGTAGGTTagcacattgatgccaatacaaatttttgataatacggacgtctcggtcatcaattcccacctgttgcAAGATACCTATAAGTTTGACATGGTTTACTCGGTCTATATATGTACTTACCAAACATATATCAAAAGTTTATTTTTGCGAATAAACTATTGTTTTTGTTTAATCAAAAATGAGGAAGGAAAAAGAAGGTAGCAATAATTTTAGTCTTAGAAATGTATATTTACAATAATATGCATTTAACTATTCCAAATTCCTTTACAAACATAACTTTTTCTCTTACGTTATTAAATTCACCTCTGGAGTTGTTTTATTGGCCAGTTTTTCTAAATCATACAATATATCATGTCCGAAAATATTAATTAGATcatttataagctaaaaaataaaaacactagTTATTATATCCTTTTTGAATCATTATAGGTATatatacagttgagtccatggttctttacccgtgattcattaatacctggcgagataaaacacatacCTTTGTTCTAGCATCATTGTCTTTCACGCTTGAAACTAAAGACAAACTAGCTACCGCCTGTTATTAAGTAAAGACAcgtgttatttttatgaacgctctagactcagtacatcgaaaagagataggtacaaaaaagacgcttggggacgtttttaaattttaaatacaattattgtgACGTTTGTGGTTTGTTTACTTTTGGCTGTCAGTTTGTTggattttttgctgttttttgtcctgtttttgcatttagaagttatttatattatacaaacacttgttttcacaactaattttATGTTGGAGTTTAAAATTTGATGGTAAGTGTATTTCATTTTGCCACTTTACTCCAGTGacgtgactagtgagtgtagtagtgtctgggggctcgggagactgagacctcggaagccctgaagaagacatcagagagaatgtcgaaagctcggaccaatggatatcgacgcggttcaacccggaagactggtgagtttattattaaattttataatagtattattcttagctctaagtttaatatatatatatatatatatatatatatatatatatatatatatatatacatttatatatatatatatatatatatatatatatatatatatatatatatatattgtagatgAATTAATACGTGAACATGGACACGAAGTGCTTAGATTGTCACCGTATCACCCAGATTTTAATGCTATCGAATTAATATCGGAAGATTACAAGACGTACTACACAGAACTAtgcatattataataatttttatctcGAGCACTAAGATGGGCAAATATTGGCtaagaattgaaagaaaagatggcaagaaaataaaaggcgatgtgggagattcttaagttataaccactaagatttgacttagtggatatattctaataaatttttaaatttactgcagcttagtaatactaaccctaaacattttgggtatcctagaggcataaacaccttcttccaaatatggttctaatacccttattaaataatttggaGCTTGTTTATTaggccggaattgctgcctaaattgagcatcacttagtgaaaaagaattttgagtatcccgtaacattcttcttatcctccgttattcttcttcttcagtgccttatccggtccggatgttggcgatcatcaaggctatcatggttttgttgactgctctgcgaaacagctccgctgaggtcatcccaaaccattgtcggagatttttcaaccacgagatacgacggcgtcccggtcctcttctgccaaatactttaccctgcataacaagttgaagaattcgatatttttcttcgttcaaatatagacatcacaactgacatcgcggcatctctgaagtaggacttgtaaggtgaaaagtgcttcacgtgtacccatagaattgcggaatccgaattgcatttcaccgacattttcttcgcatttcttgtaaattctggcatgtatgattttaagaaaaattttaagtgcatgactcataagactgatagttcggaaatcttcgcacgttttcgcagatcgtttttttggtagcgttacaaatgttgacaatagccattcctctgggatattacctgaatcgtatatggcgttgaacagttcagttaactccttcgtgctcacttcactcatcaccttaataagttcaacgggtatttcgtccggacctgtagccttaccattcttagactgttgtaaagcagcctttacctcgctttctagaattgacggccctgtcatgcaatttatttggggaaggttgccgcggtcgtcccagaaaagttcttcgatatatattttccaggtaaccaacttctcattcactgtcgtcgccagattaccgtctttatttatgaggaggtgtgtgtttctcctcttgtattgacgCTCATAACctccgttatgagcgtcggatatctatcctctctaattcctccaaaactagcaaatgtagGTAAAACatagccatattaatactttttgcctcagttttccttacaaggatcaaaacacaacaccgcctacctaaactgaacctaagttcacttctcccagtccagtcagtcatgtcagattaatttcgactcgaaatgaaatttcaaccactttcttgaagttgaaattaatttcgataagtcgaaaattagtgacgtcgtttggttagttcagctgaaattcacaaggttcgcaaagtcgcatttcgacgtcgccatattaatttcgacatgttttgagtcgaaatctcaattagaatcagggcccagatCTTGATTTTTTTGCACCAAAGACCGAATTCATCTCTGGTCTCAGGCATGCTTGAGTGGCTGTGGAATACATAGCCATCATTTTAATATGTAAAACTtgtaatatgtaaaatatatatatatatatatatatatatatatatatatatatatatatatatatatatagatttttaaGAAACCGTTTAAACATTACCTTCTCAATCATTGGCTCACTTTCATTTTGTGCTCTTCGCCACAAATCTTTTACAACTTCTggaaacattgcaacaaaagcTTTATTAAACAGGTCCTCTAATTCTTGATCACCCATTAAACCATGAAATTCGACCTAAACATAGAAAATCATTAAAGAATATCAACATATTATAAAGATTAGAATATTACCGGAACGGATTGGACATCCACGTCTATTGACACCCGTGTACAGATTGAAGTTGTATTTACGTCAAACTCGGTAATGCTAATTGCAAGTGAGAAATCTAGCAGACttaatctaaaaaattaaaaataataaagtttaatcATGAAATAAATTCAAAGGAACCTTACAGAAAAAATCCCAATAATTTACGACGGAAAAGATTACGTCTTCATTGCGTACGACAACTCTTACTATACATTTAATGTTATGATATCCTATTCTATCCTTTTTTGATCACATCTCATTACATGTTAATTTGACCCATCTTGTTCAATGATGTTGTAGCATTTTTTCTTCTACTCTGTACGAGGTtttaatttcatcatcatcatcctggctttacaaccctgcgtgggtcctagcctccccaataATTTCTCTCCAGTTATCCCTCtctatcgcctttctccgccaagcacgtattcccatatttctcatgtcttcatcgatgttatcaagcaACGCTGTTCTGAGTCTTACTCTTCATCTCTGAACAATAGgcctatcaaggagcgtttttctagctgggtcattatGTTCGATCCGCaatacatgtcctatccacctcagacgtcctatcttaatattttttacgaTGTCTTGTTCCTGGATAGTATTCCTAGCTTTTTCATTGCTTCGAAAATTTCTCTTATATTTACGGAGTCGTAGGCTCAttcgtagtctataaatatgtgatgagtatctatgccatattccagtgttttttctaaaatttgtctcagcTTAGCAGtctgataaattgtcgattttcCACCTCTGAAACTAGCCTACcgggtattttcctactatctgttctgcatatggtgccataagGTGGCATAGTAccatggaaaatattttatatactgCATTTAGAAGAGTAATTCCTTTGTGGTTAgaacattcaaagatatctccttttttgtgtatggtgcaaagtatttcaatattccGATCACTGGGGAGagagatttctgtgtccatatatCTTTTATGAGCTGCTATAGTatcattatggtatcgtggccaaATTCTTTATATAGATCAGTTGGgggattatctattccgggtgatttgtttctggctagttttttaactgcatatttaacttcaagaatcattGGTGGtttctcttccctctcgtctgtccCGCTTACAttatctctttcttctttcaggttttcttctttttcttctgtattaagtacctggttaaagtattccacccatctactcAATACATTTTTTCTTGTTGTTAATGAATTGTcttgccttgaattattttctgttgatgttaactttgttatatccatccatccaatggcgctacagcccaaatcgggccttggcctccttcaacaggcttctccaatcatctcgatttgccgctgttcttttccatgaacgcgttcccaggcagttcctggcatcctcatcgacttcatcttcccatctctttttaggtcttccaacaggtctttttccccgcattcttgcatttaataattttctgggaagggattctattctcatgcatgcggaccacgtgccctgcctatcgtaatctctgcagtttagtatgttgtgctagagttggttcgctatattggtcgtatatttctctattatacctaattcgccagttgttgttttcacttattgggcccaggatcctacgtaatatttttctttcaaacacatctaatgcattggcagatttctgtgtcaccacccatgtttcacaaccataacttactatgggcctgattattgttttataaacccggagttttgttttccggtgtacgtctcgcgatttgaatatgtggtcCATCGcaaaataggctttatttgccagcacaagccttctatttatttccggttcttcttcattgcttgcgaccagatccgttcctaggtatgtgaatctatttacatgttctatatcgttaataaagtgttgttgcaccggtctatttgatctggtttgtatgagtagttttgttttatttgtatttattgctagccctactgcttctgcactctgtttcaactcaacgtaggtttcttccgctgcattcactgttctgctcattatgtttatatcatctgcgtatgctgctatttgggtagacttgtttgtaagtatgttatttccgctcaccgtcaaccgtctaattacatattcaagaacaagatttaagagcgttggagctagtccgtcgctTTGTTTCAGTCCTTGAATCTCATAACTTTGATATataatgctctgaattctttccccctgttgaggttttctatatatttaagttccatatTTTTAAGTggttttattttttccttttgtgtatcctcttttcttcccttctctttgtctggtaattctctacaacTATTCTCGTTCGTCAGGTAAGCATCTTTCCGTaggtattttttttcttttgttgcactTTTGCATTCATCGTCACACCAATGATTTTTACACGCACAATTTTCTGttcgtattttatttttttcttcaatatcAACCTTTACTCTGGTCCAGAGTAAATGTTGATATCTCCAGAGGTCCTCTCTGGAGATGTCCAGATTTTAATTTCCAACTTAcaaatattcgaaaaaaaaaaacacttaaaatcTTAGAATGAGAAGGCATAGGTACCCTtaataatgagaatgagaatAAGGATAAGCATAATAAGTGTTTGTTGCTTCTACAAGATAGCTACTGTCTTTTTCACATTTCGCTATTCTAGTCAGTCTCAGTTAAACTACCATGGAGCGAAGTTGAGGTCTTGGCCTGAAATTTTGACTTGTTCCAGTACTTTAAGTCTCATTTATATTGTCTGGAAGTGAAGTATACGTTTAGGTCATTGGTCGCCAGCCATATATAGGAGTAGAATTAGAAGAACTACTTTTGAGAAATCTATTACGATTTCTTTGATTTCCCATTTATCTGAAGATGAAGCAGTGTCCGTAATTCATCAAGTTGTTAGCTGGAAAGCAGTTCCTCaaactattctttattaaaataatctgcaaatTATGCAATCAAAGTGTGTATAgtgaaacaaagaaaaattaactGTAAGTTTTTACCCTTTTTCATATCCTGCTACAGTAAATTCAGTTAGAGAGCTGTAATTTTGTTGGTACATCTAGTAATGTGAACATAAATGCTTGTAAATTTTAGATAATAGTGAACAGTGAACATGACCAAGGTAAATTCCAAATTTTTGCTAttcattttcattattttcttaatataaaaataactcGTATTATTGAGAGTTGCAAagaaaaaaattgcaattttttgcttataaacaatttgaatcactttttagaaaaaaaaaaataaagacagactTACTcgcaatcaatttattctacttTAAATGACTGGAATACTGTAATTTGCTATACATCGTCAGGTCTCCGGAAAGGTGACTAAATGATACCGATACAAGCAATATTGTAATATTTATGTGGAAACTTAAAGCTTTGTTATTGTTGACTGGTGTTTGCTAGTCGTCGGCATTACTGCAGTTTGAGATAAATATAGGAATTTTCTTGAGAAAAAACGTTAAGTAACTGGTACTGGTACAACCAGTATAATTATAATGAAAATACTTACTTTAATTATTGGCAACTAGACATGTTCTAATGCCATCCACcatctacacacacacacacacacacacacacacacacacacacacacacacacacacacacacacacacacacacacacacacacacacacacacacacacacacacacacacacacacacacacacatacacacactcgcacacacacacacagacacactcgcacacacacacacacacacacacacacacacacacacacacacacacacacacacttacttTAATATGGTGTCTAAGTCCGCTGTAGATCGCACGACACACTTCTGACAAGAACTTTGATATTGTACTCTTAAACACACGGTACAAATATTGCAGTGATGCAAAGGAATCGCCACTGGCTAAATATCTTAATGTTAATTACAATTTAAGATCGGCAGATAAAGCGTCCTTCATGGCGGTATTCGTTTTTTCAATATATGGTGTTACAAGTTGTAAAAGATGATCAAAATGTTCCTTCATCACATGTAAAAGGTTCCTGAACGACGCAGGGTCTTCCATTGAACGTACTCTGACAAGATTCTGCGAAGCACCTAACGTTTGCCTCTGAATAATCTATGATTTTATCCATATACGACCTTTacgtttataattatattatttccatTGCAAATCATGCATGACATCGTTAAGCACCAGATTTGCTACTATTCAACAATTTCTACGAACCAGTTTATaagttatataatatataactatactctctactactttcatctctttttatttcacaacgtattatgttttctatcttttgcgttattttgccggttcttaaggcactcatccctgtatataattttttatagttgacattttaatttAACATCGTTTAAAAAAGGAGCTCCATACAACCACAATACGTTGCacttaacaaatgagactggcgAGACAAAATGTAATTGTGTGTGTAAACCTTTGTTGGCGTGAAAGTTCAACTGGCGTAAGTACTGGCACCAGCAAATCATTGCATGTGTAAACCCAGTATTACAGACGACTCTGTTCAAAGGCAATCTTTTTTAAACTTTGTACAATAAAACCTCAGTGCTTGGTCATTCAAATGCCGCTAATTAGGTTTAGCAGTGACAAATAAGcagtgaattaaaaaataaagtgtcTTAAATATCGAAACTTAATAAGTATCGTAGGGCAactctttttttaatatatgaaAAAATGCCGTTTTTCGAATATGAAATAATATCTTTTCCCGGGCAATAGcaaaaaagttattctaaatgtttataagcaaacagttgtaatgtatttaaaatcaaattttgaaATGTTGAAAATGTTTTTCTAACTCTTTTTAAACCATCGTGAGTTCATTTTTTCTGACTTTAttgttattgaaaaaaaagttatttggaataaATAAACTGAGTAATTTTTAAACTAATTCATGCATTACTCTGAAATTTTAAACACCTGTTTAATACTAGAAGAGACAACTTTCTACGCAATGTCAAGGTTGTGGATTCATTTTTTACaatagttattaacatttattaaaacttaagaatttttaagttttaatcaaTGTTACGTTAAAATATTCTTGATGAATCACGTGTACTAGATTATTTGCAACCAAAAAAATATGAGCTATATTTGCCTGAATCTAAAATTTACAACTTTATTTCCAACACCCTTTATTGTTAAAATTCCAGCATTAAAATATCATCAAATCTTACGAGAAATCTCCGTTTCCAAATATATCAAACAGCTCTCCAATATTACCGGACATGTTATATTCTCCCATGACAGTGATATTTGGGAACGTCACGTTTAGAATTTGTAGATTTTCTAATATAGCATTATGGGGATGAGAAATCCAAATTGATAGATTTTTAAAATGAGCATctagcctaaaataaaataaatttgtaatattgtaaaataaatttttgtaatatattattttatttgaagtATGTTAATTTTTGATAAAACTTCTTAGTTTATCTGCTCTGATAaggttaatattatattttacattatttGTGCAATTGTTCCCTTGTACTTTTGACTCGTTTTAGTATAAAAATTAACCGTTTTTAAATTCTAAATCACGTTTATTTTTTTTCATTCGTGTAAATACAATAGTATACGAAAACATATAGAATACAAAACCATATAATATGTGCACGCTAAATATTTAGTTGTATAACGGCTCcaaattagatgtgtttgaaCCAGTAGCGAGCGTATTAATTTTATCACGGGTTGCATCCATTAAATCTTCAAGGCTGCATTTTCTGGAACACTCTGGACATGAATACATATGCACTATCGACTGGAACTTCCCACAGTCAGACAGGTTTAATAGTACGTGGTACCCCCATCTTCGTCAGTTGTCTTTACATCTGGCAGTTCCAGTCAATAGACCATAGTTCGATGGACATAGTCCTCGGTTGTTCTTAGTAAATTACACCAAGAGGAATTCAGACTTCGTCGACTTTATTTTCTCTTTATAGGCGTTCGCTTCCCGCCCAACAGCGCTTTAAGTAAAATGGTAGATTTTATCATTTCATGCTAAGTCTACTTGTCTGGTATGGGCAGACTTAAACTAGAACACTTAAACACTTTCCAGAAAAAAAGACACTGCCAGTACTGTTATTCTCAGTAGGCGGAAGTGTAGCATCATAGTTCAGACATTATAAGTATATTATATCTGTGTACAGACTTTGAAaagttttcttcaaaattatCAGCGGCTTCGATGGTTTTAATCAGAGTCCTTTACCACAATAAGGCAGCTTCGGCAGAACTTATTGTTGCTGTTAGAAGGTTCGATGTATGTTTGATATAAGAGCCTAATATATTAGAGAATAGAGCCCTCTATTGGGCATTGTAAAGGCATAAAGATAAAGATTATAGAGGGAGAAAGTATGAAGAATATTCTCGGAATAGAAAACCTCCTATATGATGATCTCAAACAATCACTACCAAGGTTTGGAACAGATAGTGAGTTTGAGTTTCAGGAAAAATGGACTGCAATTAATCATTGACTGCGATGCGAATAAGCGCCATCTGACCTGGGCTAGTACAAACACCAATGAAAGAGGTGAGTTATTACAACAGTTTGTTATGGAACATCATTTAGACACACTACTAAACGTAAGAAACGGAACTTTC from the Diabrotica undecimpunctata isolate CICGRU chromosome 1, icDiaUnde3, whole genome shotgun sequence genome contains:
- the LOC140432317 gene encoding uncharacterized protein gives rise to the protein MKSCIFLLICLTNVILVTSSINICYRYVDKALKETDDDPYFFQVDKYDTYLVHPAITLDAHFKNLSIWISHPHNAILENLQILNVTFPNITVMGEYNMSGNIGELFDIFGNGDFSLSLLDFSLAISITEFDVNTTSICTRVSIDVDVQSVPVEFHGLMGDQELEDLFNKAFVAMFPEVVKDLWRRAQNESEPMIEKLINDLINIFGHDILYDLEKLANKTTPEVNLIT